From a single Mus musculus strain C57BL/6J chromosome 12, GRCm38.p6 C57BL/6J genomic region:
- the 2410004P03Rik gene encoding uncharacterized protein C2orf50 homolog isoform 2 (isoform 2 is encoded by transcript variant 2) — protein MGSQHRGLPRTTSAGYKPPPTRQLASISAALGDGPAASRALAGGCQGTPALGVQQDQLWRELVEAEARGQRRWEIRRSLRSCLPVCPSSQIPSPALPTGRWAAGWTHPWGKPSATWTSSLWKALGRGSRMMSCSQCSLGAGHSRQFLGPTGSRLGSTRECQGQLNQESLQETTAYSVCFTLEATASPTYPLPPPHLQTLQEGACF, from the exons ATGGGCAGCCAACATCGTGGGCTACCAAGAACCACATCCGCTGGGTACAAACCGCCCCCTACCAGGCAGCTTGCCTCAATTTCTGCGGCCCTGGGGGATGGCCCTGCTGCAAGCAGGGCTCTCGCCGGTGGTTGCCAGGGGACCCCAGCCCTGGGTGTGCAACAGGACCAGCTGTGGAGGGAGCTTGTGGAAGCCGAAGCACGAGGCCAGAGGCGTTG GGAAATAAGAAGGAGCCTCAGGAGCTGCCTGCCAGTGTGCCCTTCTTCTCAGATACCTTCCCCTGCTCTACCAACCGGGAGGTGGGCAGCAGGGTGGACACACCCCTGGGGAAAGCCCTCGGCCACATGGACTTCTTCTTTGTGGAAGGCACTCGGAAGAGGAAGCCGGATGATGAGCTGCAGCCAGTGTAGTCTCGGGGCTGGCCACAGCAGGCAG TTTCTTGGACCAACAGGTTCCCGGTTGGGCAGCACCAGAGAGTGCCAGGGCCAGCTGAACCAAGAGAGCCTGCAGGAGACTACGGCATACAGTGTCTGCTTTACTCTGGAGGCCACAGCCAGCCCCACATACCCTCTACCTCCGCCTCATCTTCAGACTCTCCAAGAAGGTGCCTGCTTCTGA
- the 2410004P03Rik gene encoding uncharacterized protein C2orf50 homolog isoform 1 (isoform 1 is encoded by transcript variant 1) produces MGSQHRGLPRTTSAGYKPPPTRQLASISAALGDGPAASRALAGGCQGTPALGVQQDQLWRELVEAEARGQRRWAENWGFLKDYDPLGNKKEPQELPASVPFFSDTFPCSTNREVGSRVDTPLGKALGHMDFFFVEGTRKRKPDDELQPV; encoded by the exons ATGGGCAGCCAACATCGTGGGCTACCAAGAACCACATCCGCTGGGTACAAACCGCCCCCTACCAGGCAGCTTGCCTCAATTTCTGCGGCCCTGGGGGATGGCCCTGCTGCAAGCAGGGCTCTCGCCGGTGGTTGCCAGGGGACCCCAGCCCTGGGTGTGCAACAGGACCAGCTGTGGAGGGAGCTTGTGGAAGCCGAAGCACGAGGCCAGAGGCGTTG GGCTGAGAACTGGGGTTTCCTGAAAGACTATGACCCTCTG GGAAATAAGAAGGAGCCTCAGGAGCTGCCTGCCAGTGTGCCCTTCTTCTCAGATACCTTCCCCTGCTCTACCAACCGGGAGGTGGGCAGCAGGGTGGACACACCCCTGGGGAAAGCCCTCGGCCACATGGACTTCTTCTTTGTGGAAGGCACTCGGAAGAGGAAGCCGGATGATGAGCTGCAGCCAGTGTAG